In Nycticebus coucang isolate mNycCou1 chromosome 5, mNycCou1.pri, whole genome shotgun sequence, the DNA window CATGACAGAGAAAAGGAGGCAGTGAAGATGGATGACAGGCACCTAGCAGGTAAAGAGGAAGGAATGCCAGACATCTTGGAGTGATgtgttgtttttcctttaaagacaTCTTTAGGGAAAGGTAGGAAGGTGCTAGGCAGGGatcccagagaaagaaagagtccAAGACACCTTTAATGGCCCTGGATGAAGGGCACTGCTATAGTAGCTGGTACCAAAGAACCTTCTATCTCATGGTTGAAACAGACAGGATGGAATGCAGaataaaaggaatgcttataGGGAACGATTCGCTTGGAACGCCAGATGGCCAAGCCTCGGCTTTTCATCCAGTTCTACCCTTGCCTTCACTTATCAACATTGAAAAGTTAGTTTGGTTAGAAGAACTGTCTGGAATCAATGCCAGCTTCTACTACCCTCATGCTCATtgtcagaaaaaaagattaactaGTGTGAACATTCTGATCTGTTAATTCCTAGGACTGTTTTATTCTTCTCAAAGGACTGTCTGTTGGTAGAATAACACCCCCAAAGCCAAAAGCTGAAAGGCACCAGTCCTGCTCCGCAGTTCATTAAGAATGGACTGGTGGTGTGATTGAACTGATATGGAAAGGTTGCACCTTCCTGCACAAGATCAACTGACTTGTCATCCCACCTCAAATCTCAGCCTGAGGTATATTTCAGTGAAGGCAGGTAGCTGTGCTTCTCAGAGTAGAGAAGCAGTTTAAGAGCAGAAAGGTAGAGGAAATCTAGAAAAGAACTGTCTTGATACAGATTTATCCCATGGTGTGAAGGGAGAGGGCAAAGAACCCAGTGGCACTTCGCTTACGCAGCAATTTCTGTCACTGTGGTGACCAACTTCTGCCCATTCCATAGGGTCTTGAACTGCTCAGGGACTGGAAACTCATTAAAGTCACCACTTTCTGTAGGAATGAGGACGTTCATCTCAGACGATTTGGCACTGACTATCTCACAATCCAGGGAATTCTTGCTCAAGTAAGCATGGCAGCCATCTGTTTTGTTGATGGAAATGGTTGGCACTTTACCCATTACCTGAACTTTGACATCCCTACTATTGATTATCTCCACGATGCCCACCATGTCATCAAATACCAGACCAAGTTTCTTACAGTTATCTACTGTAATGGAGTTAATTTTGCCCTTGATTTGCAATGTGGTGTTGACACATTTGTATATGTAAACCACCTGTTTCAGCTCTGTGTCATCAATCACCAGGTTGGAAACATTCTCCTGATTTTCCACTCTCCACTTCTTGCCTTCCAGTTCAAGTAGAGCTGGCTTCTTCTTTGTGGTTGGTTTGGGGGATGGGCTGGTTTGGGGTTTGGGTGCAGAGAATGGCTTGGGGCCACTGCGTACCGGACCACTCTGAGCCTTCAAGGCAGGGTTCTTGTGAGTCTTCATGTCATCAGATACATGTTTTAGGGCATGTGTGATGGTCTCCCCCTGATTAATCTGCGCAAACAATGCTGAACGGGATGTAGAGTCATCAGAGCCTGAACTGGTGGGGACTGGGGGAGGAGGTGGTCCTGGCGGTGGGGGAGGAGGGCCTGATCCAACAGAGGGGCCAGATGGTAATCCACTCAGTTCTTTTGTCACAGGCCCTGTCTTGCTCCAGGACAGTCCAGTGGTATGGAACTCCTTAATGTAACCCTGCAGCTCTATCCATATACTCAAGTAAGCTTTGACCCAGTCTACATGCTTCTTATTCACATCTTTGTACTCCTTGAGGACTCGGTTTGTATAAAACATGGCAGcatcattcatttctttcacataGGGACCAGGCTTGGGAGCCATAgccacccagcccagggcctggatACTTTCACTGACAGCTGACAAGTGATTGAACAACTTGCTGCCTCGGTTCTTCTCCCAAAAAGTTATCACTTCTTGGATCTGCTCTGAGATGGGTGCCAACAAATCAGAAAGCTTATTACCTGCTGGCTGCTGACACTGAGAGGCTGTAACCAAGACTGCTCGCTCCAACTTCAGACCTGTGTGGACCATCTCCGCATGTTTCTGCACGTCTCCCCAAATTTCTTTACTGATCTTCAAGTACTCTCCCACAGGACCAGCAAGCAGTGAGTCAAATGCTTGCACATATGGAATTGCCCCTTTTGATGAACTGTCTCCATATCTACAGTGCATGTCAGAGGTATGGGATACTGCCTCCAGGCGGCCCACTGCCCTCTCCAATCTTTCTACCAAATTTTGCATGTCAGCCATAATGTACCACCACGGGACTGCGATCAGCTGCTctccagaagaaaggatttctgacattgaagataaagcctttgaatgctcccaaactctcaaacaggaagagaaatggagagcaaaaacggatcattctctccgagagctctgggataattcgaagaaggtcaatatccgaatcactggagttccaaaaacagatgaagtggcctcgctgggcacagaagcccttctgcatgaaattatgaaagagaattttccagacatgcctagagatgctgaaattcagatagcggacagcttcagaaccccagcatgactcaaccccaataagacatcccccaggcatatcataattaatttcactaaagttaatatgaaggagaaaattctcaaagctgccaggagaaagaaaaccattaccttcaaagggaagaaaattagaatgactatagatctctctgctgaaacttttcaagccagaagagggtggtcaccgacttttaatctcctaaagcaaaataactttcaaccccaatcttgtatccagctaaactgagtttcacttatgatggagaaatgaaatactttaatgacattcatatgttcaagaaatttgccataaccaaaccagctcttcaggatattctcagacctatcctccataatgaccaatccaattctataccacaaaagtaaactcactcagaaactttggatcaaactccaatttccacactggcgaaaggattaaaaatgcccactggacttttgaaaaactcgatacccaaaacttcaccagacttatcaatattctccattaatgtgaacggcttaaactgtcctctaagaggcataggttagccgactggatacaaaaactcaggccagatatttattgcatacaagagtcacatcttaacttaaaagacaaatacagactcagggtgaaaggatggtcatccatatttcaggcaaatggtaatcagaaaaaagcaggtgttgcaattttatttgcagatacaataggctttaaaccaacaaaagtaaggaaggacaagaatggtcacttcatatttgttaagggtaatactcaatatgatgagatctcaattattaatatctatgcacccaaccagaatgtacctcaatttataagagaaactctaacagacatgagcaacttgatttcctccggctccataatagtcggagatttcaacactcctttggcaatgttggatcgatagtccaacaagaagctgagcaaagaaatattagatttaaacctaaccatccagcatttggatttagcagacatctacagaacatttcatcccaacaaaactgaatacacatacttctcatcagcccacggaacttactccaaaatcgatcacaacttagctcacaagtctaacctcagtaaatgtaaaggaatagaagttattccatgcatcttctcggaccaccatggaataaaacttgagctgagtaacaacaggaatctgcatactcatacaaaaacatggaagttaaataacttcatgctgaatgatagctgggtcagagatgagatcaagaagtaaattgccaaatttttggaacaaagtgacaagacacaaactatcagaacctctgggacaccacaaaggcagttctaagagggaaatttatagcactgcaagccttcctcaggagaatggaaagagaggaagttaacaacttaatgggacatctcaagcaactggaaaaggaagaacattccaaccccaaacccagtagaagaaaagaaataaccaaaatcagagcagaactaaatgaaattgaaaacaaaagaataatacaacagatcaataaagcaaaaaggtggtttttcgaaaaggtcaacaaaatagataaacctttggccaacctaatcaggaaaaaaagagtaaaatctctaatctcatcaatcagaaacaacaaagacgaaataacaacagactcctcagaaatcaaataaatccttaatgaatattacaagaaactttactctcagaaatatgaaaatctgaaggaaatggaccgatagttggaagctcatcaccttccaagacttaaccagaatcaagtggaaatgttgaacaggcccatatcaagttcggaaatgatatcaaccatacaaaacctccccaaaaagaaaagcccgggaccggatggtttcacatcagaattctaccaaacctttaaagaggaattagtacctatattactcaacctgttctaaaaggtagaaaaagaaggaagactacccaacacgttctatgaagcaaacatcaccctgatccccaaaccaggaaaagacctaacaagaaaagaaaatatcactaatgaatatagatgcaaaaatattcaacaagatcctaacaaacagaatccagcaacacatcaaacaaattatacatcatgaccaagtcagttttatcccagggtctcaaggctggttcaatatacgtaaatctataaatgtaatccagcacataaaaaaattaaaaaacaaagaccatatgattctctcaatcgatgcagaaaaagcttttgataatatccagcatcccttcatgatcagaacacttaagaaaattggtatagaagggacatttcttaaactgatagggaccatctacagcaacccgacagccaatatcatattgaatggagttaaattggaatcatttccactcagatcaggaaccagacaaggctgcccattgtctccattgctttttaacattgtaatggaagttttagccactgcaattagggaagaaaaggcgatcaagggtatccacatagggtcagaagagctgaaactttcgctcttcgcagatgatatgatagtatatctggaaaacactacggactctactacaaaactcttagaagtgatcaaggaatacagcagcgtctcaggttacaaaatcaacattcataaatcggtagcctttatatataccaacaacagtcaagttgaaaaaaggactctatcccattcacagtagtgccaaagaagatgaaatatttgggagtttatctaacaaaggacgtgaaagatctctataaagagaactatgaaactctaagaaaagaaatagctgaaaatattaacaaatggaaaaacataccatgctcatggctgggaagaatcaacattgctaaaatgtccatactacccaaagcaatatataatttcaatgcaatccctattaaagctccaatgtcatacatactttaaagatcttgaaaaaacaatacttcattttatatggaatcagaaaaaacctggagtagccaagacattactcagaaataaaaacaaagcaggaggaattacgctaccagacctcagactatactacaa includes these proteins:
- the LOC128586498 gene encoding adenylyl cyclase-associated protein 1-like, producing MADMQNLVERLERAVGRLEAVSHTSDMHCRYGDSSSKGAIPYVQAFDSLLAGPVGEYLKISKEIWGDVQKHAEMVHTGLKLERAVLVTASQCQQPAGNKLSDLLAPISEQIQEVITFWEKNRGSKLFNHLSAVSESIQALGWVAMAPKPGPYVKEMNDAAMFYTNRVLKEYKDVNKKHVDWVKAYLSIWIELQGYIKEFHTTGLSWSKTGPVTKELSGLPSGPSVGSGPPPPPPGPPPPPVPTSSGSDDSTSRSALFAQINQGETITHALKHVSDDMKTHKNPALKAQSGPVRSGPKPFSAPKPQTSPSPKPTTKKKPALLELEGKKWRVENQENVSNLVIDDTELKQVVYIYKCVNTTLQIKGKINSITVDNCKKLGLVFDDMVGIVEIINSRDVKVQVMGKVPTISINKTDGCHAYLSKNSLDCEIVSAKSSEMNVLIPTESGDFNEFPVPEQFKTLWNGQKLVTTVTEIAA